In the Setaria italica strain Yugu1 chromosome VI, Setaria_italica_v2.0, whole genome shotgun sequence genome, one interval contains:
- the LOC101753305 gene encoding 60S acidic ribosomal protein P0, translating to MAIKRTKAEKKQAYDRKLCSLLDEYTKVLIALADNVGSKQLQDIRRGLRGDSVVLMGKNTLIRRCIKAYADKTGNHTFDPLMDLLVGNVGLIFTKGDLKEVREEVAKYKVGAPARVGLVAPVDVVVPPGNTGLDPSQTSFFQVLNIPTKINKGTVEIITPVELIKKGDKVGSSESALLAKLGIRPFSYGLQIVNVYEDGSVFSPEVLDLTEDDLVEKFATGVSMVASLSLALSYPTLAAAPHMFINGYKNVLAVAVETDYSYPHADKIKEYLKDPSKFAVAAPVAAVGSGAAAAPKEEEKAPEPAEESDEEMGFSLFDD from the exons ATGGCGATCAAGCGTACCaaggcggagaagaagcagGCGTACGACCGCAAGCTGTGCAGCCTGCTGGACGAGTACACCAAGGTGCTCATCGCCCTCGCTGACAACGTCGGCTCCAAGCAGCTCCAGGACATCCGCCGCGGCCTCAGGGGCGACTCGGTGGTGCTCATGGGGAAGAACACGCTCATCAGGCGCTGCATCAAGGCGTACGCTGACAAGACCGGGAACCACACCTTCGACCCGCTCATGGACCTCCTCGTCGGGAACGTCggcctcatcttcaccaagggtgACCTCAAGGAGGTCCGCGAGGAGGTTGCCAAGTACAAG GTTGGCGCTCCTGCTCGTGTTGGTCTGGTTGCTCCTGTGGATGTTGTTGTCCCCCCTGGCAACACTGGTCTGGATCCCTCCCAGACCTCTTTCTTCCAG GTGCTCAACATCCCCACCAAGATTAACAAGGGTACTGTGGAAATCATCACCCCTGTGGAGCTGATCAAGAAGGGTGACAAGGTGGGCTCATCCGAGTCTGCCCTGCTTGCCAAGCTGGGTATCCGCCCCTTCTCGTATGGTCTTCAGATCGTCAATGTCTACGAGGATGGGTCTGTCTTCAGCCCTGAGGTGCTCGACCTGACTGAGGACGACCTGGTTGAGAAGTTTGCCACTGGTGTCTCCATGGTTGCCTCTCTTTCCCTGGCGCTCTCGTACCCGACCCTTGCTGCTGCCCCCCACATGTTCATCAATGGGTACAAGAACGTGCTTGCCGTTGCTGTGGAGACAGACTACTCGTACCCGCATGCTGACAAGATCAAGGAGTACCTCAAG GATCCGAGCAAGTTCGCCGTTGCTGCCCCTGTTGCCGCCGTGGGCTCTGGCGCGGCCGCTGCTcccaaggaagaagagaaggcgCCTGAGCCTGCCGAGGAGTCGGACGAGGAGATGGGCTTCAGCCTGTTCGACGACTAG
- the LOC101755048 gene encoding 2-succinylbenzoate--CoA ligase, chloroplastic/peroxisomal — MCKPAYKNTTADGGRRRGASSAMARGHIAQCLGGILARRGAATVAVDSGGRSFTGAEFADGVRRLAAGLAGRGVRPGDVVAVVAFNSIQYVDLFLAVTYVGAIIAPLNYRWSFEEAVQALELVRPTAFVFDGGFSSWALRLTGSNECSSIGLYLILGVGDTCSTGHAADFVSVDRVKRSVRWDAAMEPVSAPRDVALICFTSGTTGRPKGVAISHTSLIIQSLAKIAIVGYGEDDIYLHTAPLCHIGGISSCMAILMAGGCHVLIPQFDAKSAFDAIKEYGVTSFITVPAIMADLLSYARKERISGSAMTVTKILNGGGGLSEELMDGASQLFPHAAIFSAYGMTEACSSLTFMVLNNPKLLEPKNQPGSHSGGVCVGKPAPHVEIQIGLDGNNTSSSSTGNILTRGLHTMVGYWANNKVDSSDCVRNGWLDTGDTGWMDEAGNLWLMGRQKGRIKTGGENVYPEEVELILSQHPGVARVVVVGIPDSRLGEKVIACVSIRDGWKWVDARAENQGEAKEVSSQILHDHCRMKKLSRFKVPRSYYQWTQPFPVTSTGKIRREELKREILATMQIPSNL; from the exons ATGTGCAAACCCGCGTACAAAAACACGACCGCCGACGGAGGGAGGCGACGTGGTGCGTCGTCGGCGATGGCGCGGGGCCACATTGCGCAGTGCCTCGGGGGAAtcctcgcccgccgcggcgccgccaccgtcgccgtcgactCAGGCGGCCGCAGCTTTACCGGCGCGGAGTTCGCCGACGGCGTGCGGAGGCTCGCCGCCGGGCTCGCCGGGCGCGGAGTGCGTCCCGGCGACGTCGTCGCTGTCGTCGCCTTCAACAG CATCCAGTACGTCGACCTGTTCCTCGCCGTCACCTACGTCGGAGCAATCATCGCTCCTCTCAACTACCGCTGG AGCTTCGAGGAGGCGGTGCAGGCGCTGGAGCTCGTGCGGCCAACGGCGTTCGTCTTCGACGGCGGCTTCAGCTCTTGGGCGCTCCGGCTGACGGGCAGCAACGAGTGTTCTTCCATTGGCCTCTACCTCATCCTGGGGGTGGGGGACACTTGCAGCACAGGCCACGCTGCAGACT TCGTATCAGTTGATCGCGTCAAGAGGAGCGTGAGATGGGATGCGGCGATGGAACCCGTGTCGGCTCCAAGGGATGTTGCTTTGATATGCTTCACATCTG GTACTACTGGACGACCAAAGGGTGTAGCGATAAGCCATACATCTTTGATCATTCAATCCCTAGCGAAGATCGCCATTGTTGGCTACGGTGAGGATGAT ATCTACCTGCATACAGCGCCTCTGTGCCATATAGGAGGGATCTCCTCATGTATGGCCATCCTGATGGCTGGAGGCTGTCATGTCCTGATACCACAATTTGATGCCAAATCAGCTTTCGATGCCATCAAGGAATATGGAGTCACTTCTTTCATCACTGTCCCTGCGATCATGGCTGATCTACTGTCCTATGCTCG AAAAGAGAGGATATCAGGCTCTGCGATGACAGTGACCAAGATTCtgaatggtggtggtggattgTCTGAGGAACTGATGGATGGAGCTTCACAATTATTTCCCCATGCTGCTATTTTCTCTGCTTATG GGATGACTGAGGCCTGCTCATCTCTGACATTCATGGTTCTCAACAATCCGAAACTCCTAGAACCCAAGAACCAACCAGGCAGCCATTCTGGGGGCGTTTGTGTCGGTAAACCAGCACCCCATGTCGAGATACAAATCGGCTTGGATGGTAACAACACTAGTTCTTCATCAACTGGGAATATCTTAACAAGAGGCTTGCATACCATGGTCGGGTACTGGGCAAACAACAAGGTGGATTCATCAGATTGTGTCAGGAATGGATGGCTGGACACTGGTGACactggatggatggatgaagCAGGTAATCTGTGGCTCATGGGTCGGCAAAAGGGCCGCATCAAAACTGGAGGTGAAAATGTATACCCAGAAGAG GTTGAATTGATACTGTCCCAGCACCCTGGAGTAGCTAGAGTTGTGGTAGTTGGTATACCGGATAGTCGTCTTGGTGAGAAAGTTATTGCTTGTGTTAGCATCAGGGATGGCTGGAAGTGGGTTGATGCAAGAGCTGAGAACCAAGGCGAAGCCAAAGAAGTGTCTTCTCAGATCCTTCATGACCACTGTAGGATGAAAAAACTGAGCAG ATTTAAGGTACCAAGGTCGTACTATCAGTGGACGCAGCCGTTCCCCGTGACCAGTACAGGCAAAATCAGAAGAGAGGAGCTGAAGAGGGAAATCTTAGCAACAATGCAAATACCCAGCAACTTGTAG
- the LOC101754379 gene encoding WPP domain-associated protein isoform X1, translating to MGRAANERGGQRSAAATCPAPPHHGCTAAAVAVQGSTERWRGKIGWRRRRKAAAFGVPEPPLAPTGGGTGSGKREKLCRSTHSEIEMAESLDVAPDDANGSAAVQIEPSHEDVLCHDLDSMASLYDEVIAGLNISKFMTDTVMMGILADVQQEAARQIASKDADIASLNQKVQQLENSSLILHEGRDKRYDEFYYLREQLDTISKSLLSSEWGFLGSQLNSEGSEDASKQRNKEKFRNGVAKKICSEEEVFADPKLLKHMDNDALIAYFNKSMNEMKRQHDTVVHGQTEEIFKLKRDLLKKEGPNPWHLRNNKELEHMRKKIGEVLSKLDVLLLENKRTFVRSKIDAFPGQHDKNNVVDSDVMQLQGGATNNEEPWSIPTQAPHVETNHKKHIIRLESDIEDASTAATIREEVEKIVMKEFFSEMKIRLHGYEMELDMKHEVCSVIQNEAVAQAMFDSLLLEKKGCAEEESKQKQKIENLKRIVDSFTEVVRKKEEFVSQIGLRAMEARVGSLCHEIDLLREKVGKQDSYISEKNKEFDNIMGRLEQAQQHVQNDDAILSELNDRFRTVSASLKELEKQNQVLHTIIEEKEKGLTSAVSKDKELNEFMESVVKSVRGFEKFMSDQLTVIANKVQHNESRFCVLKEQCKHLVKEGNLLRKKALRYKEISETRGSNLQKAELEVDLLGDEVEALTDLLAKVYIALDHYSPVLQHYTGVMETLTMIKKHISMAN from the exons ATGGGCCGGGCCGCAAACGAGAGGGGAGGTCAGCGCTCAGCGGCGGCAACCTGCCCAGCACCACCCCACCACGGCTGCACGGCAGCAGCAGTCGCAGTCCAAGGCAGCACTGAACGGTGGCGGGGGAAAatagggtggaggaggaggagaaaggcgGCTGCTTTCGGTGTCCCCGAACCACCCCTCGCCCCCACTGGCGGCGGCACTGGCAGCGGCAAGCGAGAAAAG CTGTGTCGATCGACTCACAGTGAGATAGAAATGGCAGAGAGCTTGGATGTAGCGCCTGATGATGCCAATGGAAGTGCTGCAGTTCAGATTGAACCTTCCCATGAAGACGTCTTGTGCCATGACCTTGACAGTATGGCTTCTTTGTATGATGAAGTCATTGCCGGGCTTAACATTTCAAAGTTTATGACTGACACAGTCATGATGGGGATTTTAGCTGATGTGCAGCAAGAAGCAGCTCGGCAGATTGCTTCCAAGGATGCAGATATAGCATCACTGAACCAAAAGGTTCAGCAGCTCGAAAATAGCAGCTTAATTTTACATGAGGGCCGGGATAAAAGATATGATGAATTTTATTATCTTCGCGAGCAGCTTGATACCATTTCAAAGTCACTATTGAGTTCTGAATGGGGTTTCTTGGGATCACAGCTTAACTCTGAAGGTTCAGAAGATGCGAGCAAGCAGAGGAACAAGGAAAAATTTAGAAATGGTGTAGCAAAGAAAATATGTTCTGAAGAAGAGGTTTTTGCTGATCCAAAACTGCTGAAGCACATGGATAATGATGCTTTGATAGCCTATTTTAATAAATCGATGAATGAGATGAAAAGGCAGCATGATACAGTTGTGCATGGGCAGACAGAAGAGATATTCAAACTAAAGCGCGACCTCCTGAAAAAAGAAGGACCTAATCCTTGGCATTTACGAAACAACAAAGAACTTGAGCACATGAGGAAGAAAATAGGGGAAGTCCTCTCAAAGTTGGATGTGCTTCTCTTAGAGAATAAAAGAACCTTTGTTCGCAGCAAGATAGATGCCTTCCCTGGTCAACATGACAAGAACAATGTAGTAGATTCCGATGTCATGCAGCTACAAGGTGGTGCAACTAATAACGAAGAACCTTGGTCTATTCCAACTCAGGCTCCGCATGTAGAGACAAATCATAAAAAGCATATTATAAGGCTTGAATCTGACATTGAAGATGCCAGCACTGCAGCCACCATAAGAGAAGAGGTAGAAAAGATTGTCATGAAAGAGTTCTTTAGTGAAATGAAAATAAGATTGCATGGTTATGAGATGGAGCTTGATATGAAGCATGAAGTTTGCTCAGTAATTCAGAATGAGGCTGTTGCTCAAGCAATGTTTGATTCTTTGTTGTTGGAGAAAAAGGGTTGTGCTGAAGAGGAATCTAAACAGAAGCAAAAGATTGAGAACTTGAAGCGAATTGTGGATTCTTTTACTGAAGTAGTCAGGAAAAAGGAGGAATTTGTGTCACAGATTGGATTGAGGGCAATGGAGGCTCGTGTGGGCTCTCTGTGCCATGAAATTGATTTGCTAAGAGAAAAAGTGGGAAAGCAAGATTCCTACATATCTGAAAAAAACAAGGAGTTTGATAATATTATGGGCAGGTTGGAGCAAGCTCAGCAGCATGTTCAGAATGATGATGCTATTTTGAGTGAGTTGAATGATAGATTCAGAACCGTTTCAGCCTCCCTAaaggagttggagaaacaaaaccAAGTTCTGCATACTATcattgaagaaaaagagaagggaTTGACATCTGCTGTTTCCAAAGACAAGGAATTGAATGAATTCATGGAAAGTGTTGTTAAATCTGTGAGAGGTTTTGAAAAATTCATGTCAGATCAACTAACTGTTATTGCAAATAAAGTCCAGCACAATGAATCAAG GTTCTGTGTATTAAAAGAACAATGTAAACACCTTGTAAAAGAAGGCAATCTTTTAAGGAAGAAGGCACTGCGATACAAAGAGATATCTGAGACAAGAGGCTCTAATCTTCAGAAAGCTGAGCTCGAG GTCGATTTACTTGGTGATGAGGTTGAGGCCTTAACAGATCTTCTTGCAAAAGTTTACATTGCACTCGACCACTATTCTCCAGTCCTGCAACACTATACTGGT GTTATGGAGACCTTGACCATGATTAAGAAACATATTAGCATGGCAAATTGA
- the LOC101754379 gene encoding WPP domain-associated protein isoform X2: MAESLDVAPDDANGSAAVQIEPSHEDVLCHDLDSMASLYDEVIAGLNISKFMTDTVMMGILADVQQEAARQIASKDADIASLNQKVQQLENSSLILHEGRDKRYDEFYYLREQLDTISKSLLSSEWGFLGSQLNSEGSEDASKQRNKEKFRNGVAKKICSEEEVFADPKLLKHMDNDALIAYFNKSMNEMKRQHDTVVHGQTEEIFKLKRDLLKKEGPNPWHLRNNKELEHMRKKIGEVLSKLDVLLLENKRTFVRSKIDAFPGQHDKNNVVDSDVMQLQGGATNNEEPWSIPTQAPHVETNHKKHIIRLESDIEDASTAATIREEVEKIVMKEFFSEMKIRLHGYEMELDMKHEVCSVIQNEAVAQAMFDSLLLEKKGCAEEESKQKQKIENLKRIVDSFTEVVRKKEEFVSQIGLRAMEARVGSLCHEIDLLREKVGKQDSYISEKNKEFDNIMGRLEQAQQHVQNDDAILSELNDRFRTVSASLKELEKQNQVLHTIIEEKEKGLTSAVSKDKELNEFMESVVKSVRGFEKFMSDQLTVIANKVQHNESRFCVLKEQCKHLVKEGNLLRKKALRYKEISETRGSNLQKAELEVDLLGDEVEALTDLLAKVYIALDHYSPVLQHYTGVMETLTMIKKHISMAN; the protein is encoded by the exons ATGGCAGAGAGCTTGGATGTAGCGCCTGATGATGCCAATGGAAGTGCTGCAGTTCAGATTGAACCTTCCCATGAAGACGTCTTGTGCCATGACCTTGACAGTATGGCTTCTTTGTATGATGAAGTCATTGCCGGGCTTAACATTTCAAAGTTTATGACTGACACAGTCATGATGGGGATTTTAGCTGATGTGCAGCAAGAAGCAGCTCGGCAGATTGCTTCCAAGGATGCAGATATAGCATCACTGAACCAAAAGGTTCAGCAGCTCGAAAATAGCAGCTTAATTTTACATGAGGGCCGGGATAAAAGATATGATGAATTTTATTATCTTCGCGAGCAGCTTGATACCATTTCAAAGTCACTATTGAGTTCTGAATGGGGTTTCTTGGGATCACAGCTTAACTCTGAAGGTTCAGAAGATGCGAGCAAGCAGAGGAACAAGGAAAAATTTAGAAATGGTGTAGCAAAGAAAATATGTTCTGAAGAAGAGGTTTTTGCTGATCCAAAACTGCTGAAGCACATGGATAATGATGCTTTGATAGCCTATTTTAATAAATCGATGAATGAGATGAAAAGGCAGCATGATACAGTTGTGCATGGGCAGACAGAAGAGATATTCAAACTAAAGCGCGACCTCCTGAAAAAAGAAGGACCTAATCCTTGGCATTTACGAAACAACAAAGAACTTGAGCACATGAGGAAGAAAATAGGGGAAGTCCTCTCAAAGTTGGATGTGCTTCTCTTAGAGAATAAAAGAACCTTTGTTCGCAGCAAGATAGATGCCTTCCCTGGTCAACATGACAAGAACAATGTAGTAGATTCCGATGTCATGCAGCTACAAGGTGGTGCAACTAATAACGAAGAACCTTGGTCTATTCCAACTCAGGCTCCGCATGTAGAGACAAATCATAAAAAGCATATTATAAGGCTTGAATCTGACATTGAAGATGCCAGCACTGCAGCCACCATAAGAGAAGAGGTAGAAAAGATTGTCATGAAAGAGTTCTTTAGTGAAATGAAAATAAGATTGCATGGTTATGAGATGGAGCTTGATATGAAGCATGAAGTTTGCTCAGTAATTCAGAATGAGGCTGTTGCTCAAGCAATGTTTGATTCTTTGTTGTTGGAGAAAAAGGGTTGTGCTGAAGAGGAATCTAAACAGAAGCAAAAGATTGAGAACTTGAAGCGAATTGTGGATTCTTTTACTGAAGTAGTCAGGAAAAAGGAGGAATTTGTGTCACAGATTGGATTGAGGGCAATGGAGGCTCGTGTGGGCTCTCTGTGCCATGAAATTGATTTGCTAAGAGAAAAAGTGGGAAAGCAAGATTCCTACATATCTGAAAAAAACAAGGAGTTTGATAATATTATGGGCAGGTTGGAGCAAGCTCAGCAGCATGTTCAGAATGATGATGCTATTTTGAGTGAGTTGAATGATAGATTCAGAACCGTTTCAGCCTCCCTAaaggagttggagaaacaaaaccAAGTTCTGCATACTATcattgaagaaaaagagaagggaTTGACATCTGCTGTTTCCAAAGACAAGGAATTGAATGAATTCATGGAAAGTGTTGTTAAATCTGTGAGAGGTTTTGAAAAATTCATGTCAGATCAACTAACTGTTATTGCAAATAAAGTCCAGCACAATGAATCAAG GTTCTGTGTATTAAAAGAACAATGTAAACACCTTGTAAAAGAAGGCAATCTTTTAAGGAAGAAGGCACTGCGATACAAAGAGATATCTGAGACAAGAGGCTCTAATCTTCAGAAAGCTGAGCTCGAG GTCGATTTACTTGGTGATGAGGTTGAGGCCTTAACAGATCTTCTTGCAAAAGTTTACATTGCACTCGACCACTATTCTCCAGTCCTGCAACACTATACTGGT GTTATGGAGACCTTGACCATGATTAAGAAACATATTAGCATGGCAAATTGA